One part of the Tenacibaculum sp. 190130A14a genome encodes these proteins:
- a CDS encoding GNAT family N-acetyltransferase → MSITPTEVFSKEYKEFGTITIRLFQVKKDSVFLQKWVTQEYAIFWGMPNATIEDVKKEYTELTAPEHYDVFVGMFNNEPAFVLERYNPQLDSINQFYKTQESDCGVHIIVAPPKEPKTPNFTWFMFRSIMDFVFSNATIQKIVVEPDIRNKKMFALCQRIGFQLGNVIELPHKTAQLAFLTRTNYQQKIQSFSPSKRSAMNTLDNVVSPQQSTQHIQPNVWKQANVLLVKKALCEFSHELLINPEVIEELSNGFKKYRVYADSTDIRYEFNAKPMALNHYRIEENSIKKYVNDNITEIDAIYFIKEFRKVLGIADEKMPVYLEEIISTLYGSAFKITKGNPTAKELATADFQTIEQSMTEGHPGFVANNGRIGFDSSDYRSYAPEAGNSFSLLWLAGHKSKAVFSAIESLPYETLIQQELDADTIAQFNKTIKEKGHNAEDYLFLPIHPWQWFNKLANIFAPEVAKGDLICLGYGPDQYLAQQSIRTLFNITNPQKFYTKSALSILNMGFMRGLPLYYLGTAPKMAVWLENLLYNDAYIQENGFRMLSEIGSVSYVNPYFDEFGPHNDYNKMLASLWRESPYSVVKENQKPLTMAALLHIDHHGNALLPEIIKDSGISIDNWLRKYLQAYLSPMLHCFYYYDLVFMPHGENLIMVLEDNIPVYALLKDITEEACILNPEVELPEHLKRMYAPVPEDVKLLSIFTDMFDGFFRFLAPILEEHADYSETRFWELVAENIQEYQSKFPQLAQKFEQYDLFAEDFKLSCLNRLQLNNHKQMIDLDDPVALLQFAGKLHNPIAAFKTQEV, encoded by the coding sequence ATGTCAATAACACCTACCGAAGTTTTTTCAAAAGAGTATAAGGAATTTGGTACAATTACCATTCGTCTTTTTCAAGTAAAAAAAGACAGTGTTTTTTTACAAAAATGGGTAACTCAAGAGTATGCTATTTTCTGGGGAATGCCAAATGCTACTATAGAAGATGTAAAAAAAGAGTATACAGAGTTAACCGCTCCCGAACATTATGATGTTTTTGTTGGAATGTTTAACAATGAGCCCGCTTTTGTCTTAGAGCGTTACAATCCTCAATTAGATAGTATTAATCAATTTTATAAAACTCAAGAATCTGACTGTGGAGTGCATATCATCGTAGCTCCACCTAAAGAACCAAAGACCCCGAATTTTACTTGGTTTATGTTTCGATCTATCATGGATTTTGTTTTTAGCAATGCAACAATTCAAAAAATTGTTGTAGAACCAGATATTCGAAATAAAAAAATGTTTGCACTGTGTCAACGCATAGGGTTTCAATTAGGAAATGTAATTGAACTACCTCATAAAACAGCGCAGTTGGCATTTTTAACAAGAACCAACTATCAACAAAAAATACAATCCTTTTCACCATCTAAAAGAAGTGCAATGAACACATTAGATAATGTGGTATCACCACAACAATCAACACAACATATACAACCAAATGTTTGGAAACAAGCAAATGTTTTATTAGTAAAAAAAGCATTATGTGAATTTTCACACGAGTTACTAATTAACCCAGAAGTTATTGAAGAACTAAGCAATGGATTCAAAAAATATCGTGTCTATGCAGACAGTACAGATATTCGATATGAGTTCAATGCAAAACCAATGGCATTAAATCACTATAGAATTGAAGAAAATTCTATAAAAAAATATGTAAATGATAACATTACAGAAATTGATGCTATCTATTTTATAAAAGAATTTAGAAAAGTATTGGGTATTGCGGACGAAAAAATGCCAGTATACTTAGAAGAAATTATTAGCACTTTATACGGAAGCGCATTTAAAATAACCAAAGGAAATCCAACCGCAAAAGAATTAGCCACAGCTGATTTTCAAACGATAGAGCAATCTATGACTGAAGGACATCCTGGGTTTGTTGCTAACAATGGAAGAATTGGGTTTGATAGTAGTGATTATCGCTCATATGCACCAGAAGCAGGAAACTCATTTTCTTTACTATGGCTAGCAGGGCACAAATCAAAAGCAGTTTTTTCAGCTATAGAATCACTTCCTTATGAAACATTAATACAACAAGAATTAGATGCTGATACCATAGCTCAATTCAATAAAACCATTAAAGAAAAAGGACACAATGCAGAAGACTATCTGTTTTTACCAATTCACCCATGGCAATGGTTCAATAAGTTGGCTAATATCTTTGCTCCTGAAGTAGCAAAAGGAGATTTGATTTGTTTAGGATATGGCCCAGATCAATACTTAGCACAGCAATCTATTAGAACCTTATTTAATATTACAAATCCACAGAAATTCTATACAAAATCAGCTTTATCTATTTTAAATATGGGATTCATGAGAGGCTTACCGTTATACTATTTAGGTACGGCGCCTAAAATGGCAGTGTGGTTAGAGAATTTGCTATACAATGATGCTTACATCCAAGAAAATGGATTTAGAATGTTAAGTGAAATAGGGTCTGTAAGTTATGTGAATCCTTATTTTGATGAGTTTGGACCTCATAATGACTATAACAAGATGTTAGCATCTTTATGGAGAGAAAGCCCATATTCAGTGGTTAAAGAAAATCAGAAGCCTTTAACTATGGCAGCCTTACTTCATATTGATCATCATGGAAATGCATTGTTACCAGAAATAATAAAAGACTCGGGAATTTCAATTGACAATTGGTTACGTAAATATTTACAGGCCTATTTAAGTCCGATGTTACATTGTTTTTATTACTATGATTTAGTGTTTATGCCGCATGGAGAAAACTTAATTATGGTATTAGAAGATAATATTCCTGTGTATGCATTATTGAAAGATATTACGGAGGAGGCTTGTATTTTAAATCCAGAGGTTGAATTACCAGAGCACTTAAAGAGAATGTATGCTCCAGTGCCAGAAGATGTAAAGTTATTATCAATTTTTACAGATATGTTTGATGGGTTCTTCCGTTTCTTAGCACCTATTTTAGAAGAACACGCTGATTATAGCGAAACTCGTTTTTGGGAATTAGTGGCAGAAAATATCCAAGAATATCAGAGCAAATTCCCACAATTAGCTCAAAAATTTGAGCAATACGATTTATTTGCAGAAGACTTCAAATTATCATGTTTAAATAGGTTACAATTAAACAATCATAAGCAAATGATTGATTTAGATGACCCAGTAGCTTTATTACAATTTGCTGGGAAACTGCATAACCCAATAGCGGCATTTAAAACTCAAGAGGTGTAA
- a CDS encoding MFS transporter has product MKLKTFLILMTLVAVVSDYLLHPFYPQFFELRFGMTNPKNVGYYFAAICFMVMIAFPFWAYVSKKVSELNILVYTQAVAGVLAIYCYYTTSYINFWIVSLIMVLFKGSYLLVYPYILKIITKVEHPSTIGLLSVVVHLGGILGAVLGGITVDYIAPSSIFLIMAAGDFIQMTMSAYLLRSKKYATDLIISEEPENADKKFIPKGFILKLGLITLILYFSDFLIRPFFSLYWESFSAFKSKLVSGTIYAIPGFVALVALWINNKRKAHGHQGIINALFIGLIGLLLQGIPYDGVVVLGRVVYGWAIFQGVVKFDILLFELSTPESYSVDYSKIHFFQNLGVLLASLNVGIIVDNFGLQMPFAIALGGFSLTLVLYFFVFKSVRNVHKQLAKA; this is encoded by the coding sequence ATGAAGCTAAAAACATTTTTAATACTCATGACATTGGTTGCAGTAGTAAGTGATTATCTACTGCATCCTTTTTATCCGCAATTTTTTGAGCTTCGTTTCGGAATGACGAATCCAAAAAATGTAGGATATTATTTCGCAGCTATTTGCTTTATGGTAATGATAGCGTTTCCTTTTTGGGCATATGTTTCTAAAAAAGTTTCAGAACTTAATATTTTAGTATATACCCAAGCGGTAGCAGGTGTTTTAGCTATCTATTGTTATTACACCACCTCCTATATCAACTTCTGGATAGTTTCGCTGATTATGGTGTTATTTAAAGGAAGTTATTTATTAGTATACCCTTACATATTGAAAATTATTACCAAAGTAGAGCATCCAAGTACTATTGGACTACTTTCGGTTGTAGTGCATTTAGGAGGAATATTAGGAGCAGTATTAGGAGGAATAACCGTAGACTATATTGCACCAAGCAGTATCTTTTTAATCATGGCTGCAGGAGATTTCATTCAAATGACAATGAGTGCCTATTTATTAAGAAGTAAAAAGTACGCTACAGATTTAATCATTTCAGAAGAGCCTGAAAATGCAGATAAGAAGTTTATACCTAAAGGTTTTATCTTAAAGTTAGGATTAATAACCTTGATTTTATACTTCAGTGATTTTTTAATTAGACCTTTCTTTTCATTGTATTGGGAGAGCTTTTCTGCTTTTAAAAGCAAATTAGTGTCTGGAACCATTTATGCAATTCCAGGATTTGTTGCATTAGTAGCACTATGGATAAATAATAAAAGAAAAGCACATGGACACCAAGGAATAATAAATGCTTTATTTATTGGGTTAATAGGTCTTTTGTTACAAGGAATCCCATACGATGGAGTAGTTGTTTTAGGTAGAGTTGTTTACGGATGGGCGATTTTCCAAGGAGTGGTAAAATTCGATATTTTATTGTTTGAATTAAGTACACCAGAATCATATTCAGTAGATTATAGTAAAATACATTTCTTTCAAAATTTAGGAGTTTTACTAGCTTCTTTAAACGTTGGAATTATCGTAGATAATTTCGGTTTACAAATGCCTTTTGCAATCGCTTTAGGAGGATTTTCACTAACCTTAGTATTGTACTTTTTTGTGTTTAAATCGGTACGAAATGTTCATAAACAACTAGCAAAAGCCTAA
- a CDS encoding lysine N(6)-hydroxylase/L-ornithine N(5)-oxygenase family protein has product MENTIADFIAIGVGPFNLGLACLTEPIEDLNGVFLDKKEKFDWHPGMLLEDTTLQVPFMADLVTLADPTNPFSFLNYIKEQGRIYSFYIRENFLLLRNEYNQYCQWAIQKLSNIHFSTEVRHIDYDEKDELYVVTSICTKTDEIKIYKAKKIVLGTGTQPYIPECSKKLKGKALHSSGYLNYKEELQKEKRITVLGSGQSAAEIFFDLLQEIDTKGYELNWITRSPRFFPLEYSKLTLEMTSPEYVDYFYNLPAKKRDSLIKNQKHLYKGINQDLIGAIHDTLYAKRVATNAPLKVSLRTNTELKNTELNDGTVTLELHQVEQDKYFKHETEGLVLATGYGYKLPEFLEGVSNRILWDNQSRFDVQRNYSIDKNNKEIFVQNAELHTHGFVTPDLGMVAYRNSYIIREITGKEYYPIEEKIAFQQFGVSQEEEIQLNVFA; this is encoded by the coding sequence ATGGAAAATACAATTGCAGATTTTATAGCTATAGGTGTAGGACCTTTTAATTTAGGTTTGGCATGTTTAACAGAACCTATTGAAGATTTAAATGGTGTTTTTTTAGATAAAAAAGAAAAGTTTGATTGGCATCCTGGAATGCTATTAGAAGATACGACCTTACAAGTACCTTTTATGGCAGATTTGGTAACCTTAGCAGATCCAACCAACCCATTTAGTTTTTTAAACTATATAAAGGAACAAGGCAGAATCTATTCTTTTTATATACGAGAGAACTTCTTGTTGTTAAGAAACGAATACAATCAATATTGCCAATGGGCGATTCAAAAATTATCTAACATTCATTTTAGTACAGAGGTTAGACATATTGACTATGATGAGAAGGATGAGTTATATGTCGTTACAAGTATTTGTACTAAAACCGATGAGATTAAAATCTATAAAGCTAAAAAAATAGTACTAGGTACAGGAACGCAACCTTATATTCCAGAATGTAGTAAAAAATTAAAAGGGAAAGCACTACACTCTTCTGGATACTTAAACTATAAAGAAGAGCTTCAAAAAGAAAAGAGAATTACAGTTTTAGGAAGTGGACAAAGTGCAGCTGAGATTTTCTTTGATTTATTACAAGAGATCGATACAAAAGGATATGAACTAAATTGGATTACACGTTCACCGCGTTTCTTCCCATTAGAATATTCTAAGTTAACCTTAGAAATGACTTCTCCTGAGTATGTAGACTATTTTTACAATTTACCTGCTAAGAAAAGAGATTCTTTAATTAAAAATCAGAAGCATTTATACAAAGGAATTAACCAAGACTTAATTGGAGCAATTCACGATACGTTATATGCAAAAAGAGTAGCAACAAACGCACCGCTTAAAGTATCGTTACGTACAAATACTGAGTTGAAAAATACGGAGTTGAATGATGGTACTGTTACTCTTGAGTTACACCAAGTAGAGCAAGACAAGTACTTTAAACATGAAACGGAAGGTTTAGTATTAGCAACAGGGTATGGGTACAAACTACCTGAGTTTTTAGAGGGGGTTTCAAATAGAATTCTTTGGGATAACCAGAGTCGTTTTGATGTACAAAGAAATTATAGTATTGATAAAAACAATAAAGAAATCTTTGTTCAAAACGCTGAACTACATACGCATGGTTTCGTAACTCCAGATTTAGGAATGGTTGCTTATAGAAACTCTTATATCATCAGAGAAATTACTGGAAAAGAGTACTACCCTATTGAAGAAAAGATAGCATTCCAACAGTTTGGTGTTTCTCAAGAAGAAGAAATTCAATTAAACGTTTTTGCCTAG
- a CDS encoding aspartate aminotransferase family protein — protein sequence MILKESPSLKELSLNNYLFNDESVKLYEEYTLKTLSYIQKFLSNRKFYKGDELSEIQNDKLNAKLENIEGTQSLDVALEQLNELYIQKAISFHNPNYVAHLNCPITLPSIVAEMIATTINTAVETWDQSTSATFIEQEVIRWICNAFELPENSDGVFTSGGTQSNFMALLMARDHYAFENFGINIKQNGWSDEISKFRIFCSEKAHFSIQKNAALLGMGYDAVIPVKADDTMRMDANELVLAIERTKQEGNIPIAVVATLGTTDYGSFDPLQTIGKIAKEQKMWLHIDGAYGGCYVLTDTHKHYFEGAEMADSITIDFHKTLFQPVSCSAFLAKNQEHFKYVSYYADYLNPLENKDQERPNLIEKSIQTTRRFDALKVWLTLKTLGVKTIANYLEEVHNLTKRVHEKMSLNPNFELAHTPELSTLVFRYKNSEAAHEPTHDMVNLHIKNTLFAAGKASVASTKLNGNIYLKFTLLNPKNTLNNILNIVEMIEETGKSFQPKTELL from the coding sequence ATGATTCTTAAAGAAAGTCCTTCGCTAAAAGAGTTGTCATTAAACAACTATTTGTTTAATGATGAATCTGTCAAATTGTACGAGGAATATACGTTAAAAACACTCTCTTATATTCAAAAATTTTTGTCAAACAGAAAGTTTTATAAAGGAGATGAATTATCAGAGATTCAAAATGATAAGCTCAATGCAAAATTAGAAAACATTGAGGGAACACAATCATTAGATGTTGCTTTAGAACAATTAAATGAGCTGTATATTCAGAAAGCTATTTCTTTTCATAATCCAAATTATGTGGCTCACTTAAATTGCCCAATTACATTGCCTTCTATTGTAGCTGAAATGATAGCAACTACAATCAATACAGCGGTTGAAACATGGGATCAAAGTACATCAGCTACTTTTATAGAACAGGAAGTGATTCGCTGGATTTGTAATGCTTTTGAGCTTCCTGAAAATTCAGATGGTGTATTTACCAGCGGAGGTACACAATCGAATTTTATGGCATTACTAATGGCGCGAGATCATTATGCTTTTGAAAACTTTGGAATCAATATCAAACAAAATGGTTGGTCTGACGAGATAAGTAAATTTAGAATTTTTTGTTCTGAAAAAGCACATTTCAGTATTCAAAAGAATGCGGCTTTATTGGGTATGGGGTATGATGCAGTAATCCCTGTAAAGGCAGATGATACTATGCGAATGGATGCAAATGAATTAGTATTGGCTATTGAAAGAACAAAACAAGAGGGAAATATTCCAATTGCAGTTGTGGCTACTTTAGGAACTACAGATTACGGAAGTTTTGATCCGTTGCAAACCATTGGTAAAATTGCCAAGGAGCAAAAAATGTGGTTGCATATTGATGGTGCTTATGGAGGGTGTTATGTACTTACCGATACCCACAAACATTATTTCGAAGGAGCTGAAATGGCAGATTCAATTACGATAGATTTTCATAAAACATTGTTTCAACCTGTAAGCTGCAGTGCATTTTTGGCAAAAAACCAGGAGCATTTTAAGTATGTGTCTTACTATGCTGATTATTTAAATCCGCTTGAAAATAAAGATCAAGAGCGCCCGAATTTAATTGAAAAATCAATTCAAACTACTCGAAGATTTGATGCGTTAAAAGTTTGGTTAACACTTAAAACGTTGGGCGTAAAAACCATTGCGAATTATTTAGAAGAAGTACATAATCTAACAAAACGAGTGCATGAGAAAATGAGCTTGAATCCAAATTTTGAATTGGCTCATACACCTGAATTAAGTACGCTAGTTTTCAGATATAAAAACTCTGAAGCAGCACACGAGCCGACACATGATATGGTGAACTTACATATTAAAAATACTTTGTTTGCAGCAGGGAAAGCTTCTGTAGCTAGTACCAAGCTTAACGGGAATATTTACTTAAAATTTACTTTACTAAACCCTAAAAATACTTTAAACAATATTCTAAATATTGTTGAAATGATAGAAGAAACAGGAAAGAGTTTTCAACCTAAAACAGAATTATTATAA
- a CDS encoding class I SAM-dependent methyltransferase translates to MKFSKEDLLALESQLSHPTGTKGISVAENMATSNLSMITTSFESLNIQDKETVLEIGHGNASHVQKVLQKVKGVSFTGLEISKTMHKEALKNIVSLKNDLELTFKLYNGVNFPFENNSFDKIASINTLYFWKQPKVILNELYRILKSKGKIALCYADKDFMETLPFVGSKFRLYDKEEILKLINSSPLQLASFKSFEETVKNKLGEIVQRNYNIIVLNK, encoded by the coding sequence ATGAAGTTTTCAAAAGAAGATCTACTAGCGCTTGAATCACAGTTAAGTCACCCTACAGGAACTAAAGGAATATCTGTAGCGGAGAATATGGCTACGAGCAATCTGAGTATGATTACTACCAGTTTTGAAAGTTTAAATATTCAGGATAAAGAAACTGTTCTTGAAATAGGCCATGGTAATGCTTCACATGTTCAAAAAGTATTACAAAAAGTCAAAGGTGTTTCTTTTACTGGTTTAGAAATTTCAAAAACAATGCATAAAGAAGCATTAAAGAATATTGTCTCTTTAAAAAACGACTTAGAGTTAACATTTAAACTTTATAATGGGGTAAACTTTCCTTTTGAAAACAACAGCTTTGATAAAATAGCTAGTATTAATACACTCTATTTTTGGAAACAGCCAAAAGTCATTTTAAATGAATTATATAGAATTTTAAAATCAAAGGGAAAGATTGCATTGTGTTATGCAGATAAGGACTTTATGGAAACACTACCCTTTGTAGGCTCTAAGTTTCGTTTATATGATAAAGAAGAAATACTAAAATTAATAAACTCCTCTCCACTACAACTAGCTTCTTTTAAAAGCTTTGAAGAAACTGTAAAAAATAAACTGGGAGAGATAGTACAAAGAAACTATAACATAATCGTTTTAAATAAATAA
- a CDS encoding flavodoxin produces MEDIALIFGSDTGMTEEVVSSIVDDWSASELNVIEVFNLNKETFNQYNNFILGLSTWYDGDLQSDWEDYFDKEFKEIDFTGKTVALFGLGDQYGYGEYFIDGVGILAKVILENGGKIIGKWSTETYDFDTSKAQIEGEDYFYGLAIDEDNEPEKTPERLTHWLQQIEKEFQQVD; encoded by the coding sequence ATGGAAGACATTGCATTAATCTTTGGATCGGACACTGGAATGACGGAAGAAGTTGTTAGCTCAATTGTTGATGATTGGTCTGCTTCTGAATTGAATGTTATTGAAGTGTTTAATTTAAACAAAGAGACTTTTAATCAATACAACAACTTTATACTGGGCTTATCTACCTGGTATGATGGAGATTTACAAAGTGACTGGGAAGATTATTTTGACAAAGAATTTAAGGAAATTGATTTTACAGGAAAAACAGTAGCCCTATTTGGATTAGGAGATCAATATGGATATGGAGAGTACTTTATAGATGGTGTGGGCATACTCGCTAAAGTAATTCTTGAAAATGGCGGGAAAATTATAGGAAAATGGTCTACTGAGACTTATGATTTTGACACCTCAAAAGCACAAATTGAAGGTGAAGATTACTTTTATGGTTTAGCAATTGATGAAGATAACGAACCTGAAAAAACACCTGAACGTTTAACCCATTGGTTACAACAAATAGAAAAAGAATTTCAACAAGTAGATTAG